A genomic window from Osmerus eperlanus chromosome 5, fOsmEpe2.1, whole genome shotgun sequence includes:
- the LOC134020495 gene encoding uncharacterized protein LOC134020495 isoform X2, whose amino-acid sequence MAHLCVIEEIGRKCRALERAFQQANISHARLMPIESSLVNLRRLDGILSVETMQELVASLEELRALITTTHAMSGEHSEDAFSAPRMPSGQRGRPKIAITRQQIQFLVGQGYTVKRMGQLLKCSASFLYQKTRALGLPIRSSRSRTLTNEELEDHIRRLHRQFPRSGNERVRAMLTYIDPAAAARRWSATVARRTYHVPYPNSLWHMDGNMRLIRWGLVVHGAIDGYSRLVTYLNCNTNNKAVTVLTQFLKATCLYGLPSRVRSDHGGENTQVALFMNIVQGVERSSHITGESVHNQRIERLWRDVFLQVLHYFYNEFYSLEDAAILDPENDIHKLSLHLTYLPEIQRRLNMFREAWNQHSLRTENNRTPSQIWTEGMLTNIEADSTPINNVFGDDPYREDSLEALLAQHGINNFRTDRRTVPSCSCPTTQCKS is encoded by the exons ATGGCACACCTATGTGTAATTGaagaaataggacgaaaatgcAGAGCATTAGAAAGAGCTTTCCAACAAGCTAACATAAGCCACGCACGATTGATGCCGATTGAGTCATCACTTGTGAATTTAAGAAGACTGGACGGTATTTTATCGGTGGAGACAATGCAAGAACTTGTTGCTAGCCTTGAAGAACTCCGAGctctcatcaccaccacacatgCGATGTCAGGAGAGCACAGCGAAGACGCCTTTTCAGCCCCTCGTATGCCCTCAG GCCAGCGAGGGAGACCTAAAATTGCCATAACAAGGCAGCAAATACAGTTCCTCGTGGGTCAAGGCTACACAGTCAAGCGGATGGGACAGCTGCTGAAATGTTCAGCATCTTTTTTATATCAGAAAACCAGAGCGCTTGGATTACCAATTAGGAGTTCCAGGTCAAGAACCCTAACCAATGAGGAACTTGAAGATCATATAAGAAGACTTCACAGACAGTTTCCGAGATCTGGAAATGAG agagtgagagcgatGCTGACTTATATTGACCCAGCGGCTGCTGCGCGAAGATGGAGTGCTACCGTGGCAAGAAGAACATACCATGTGCCATATCCCAACAGTCTGTGGCATATGGATGGAAACATGCGTCTCATCAG GTGGGGCTTAGTTGTTCATGGAGCCATAGATGGATACTCACGCCTAGTAACATACCTAAACTGTAATACAAACAACAAAGCTGTCACTGTACTTACACAGTTCTTGAAGGCAACATGCCTGTATGGACTCCCATCCAGAGTTCGCTCTGATCATGGTGGGGAGAACACACAAGTAGCATTGTTCATGAATATTGTCCAGGGTGTAGAGCGCAGTAGTCACATAACAGGGGAATCTGTTCACAACCAGAGGATAGAGCGCCTCTGGAGAGACGTGTTCCTGCAAGTTCTACACTACTTCTACAATGAATTCTACAGCCTAGAGGATGCTGCCATACTAGATCCAGAAAATGACATCCACAAGTTATCACTACACCTGACCTATCTACCAGAAATTCAACGTAGGTTGAACATGTTTAGAGAGGCCTGGAATCAGCACAGTCTAAGGACAGAAAACAACCGAACACCCTCACAGATCTGGACAGAGGGCATGCTGACCAACATAGAGGCAGACAGCACTCCCATCAACAACGTATTTGGTGATGACCCATATAGGGAGGACAGTTTAGAGGCCCTTCTGGCACAACATGGCATCAACAACTTTCGAACTGACAGAAGAACAGTTCCCAGCTGTAGTTGTCCAACAACTCAATGTAAATCTTAA
- the LOC134020495 gene encoding uncharacterized protein LOC134020495 isoform X1, whose protein sequence is MAHLCVIEEIGRKCRALERAFQQANISHARLMPIESSLVNLRRLDGILSVETMQELVASLEELRALITTTHAMSGEHSEDAFSAPRMPSGQRGRPKIAITRQQIQFLVGQGYTVKRMGQLLKCSASFLYQKTRALGLPIRSSRSRTLTNEELEDHIRRLHRQFPRSGNEMMRALLRAEGFFVTRQRVRAMLTYIDPAAAARRWSATVARRTYHVPYPNSLWHMDGNMRLIRWGLVVHGAIDGYSRLVTYLNCNTNNKAVTVLTQFLKATCLYGLPSRVRSDHGGENTQVALFMNIVQGVERSSHITGESVHNQRIERLWRDVFLQVLHYFYNEFYSLEDAAILDPENDIHKLSLHLTYLPEIQRRLNMFREAWNQHSLRTENNRTPSQIWTEGMLTNIEADSTPINNVFGDDPYREDSLEALLAQHGINNFRTDRRTVPSCSCPTTQCKS, encoded by the exons ATGGCACACCTATGTGTAATTGaagaaataggacgaaaatgcAGAGCATTAGAAAGAGCTTTCCAACAAGCTAACATAAGCCACGCACGATTGATGCCGATTGAGTCATCACTTGTGAATTTAAGAAGACTGGACGGTATTTTATCGGTGGAGACAATGCAAGAACTTGTTGCTAGCCTTGAAGAACTCCGAGctctcatcaccaccacacatgCGATGTCAGGAGAGCACAGCGAAGACGCCTTTTCAGCCCCTCGTATGCCCTCAG GCCAGCGAGGGAGACCTAAAATTGCCATAACAAGGCAGCAAATACAGTTCCTCGTGGGTCAAGGCTACACAGTCAAGCGGATGGGACAGCTGCTGAAATGTTCAGCATCTTTTTTATATCAGAAAACCAGAGCGCTTGGATTACCAATTAGGAGTTCCAGGTCAAGAACCCTAACCAATGAGGAACTTGAAGATCATATAAGAAGACTTCACAGACAGTTTCCGAGATCTGGAAATGAG ATGATGAGGGCATTGCTGCGAGCAGAAGGATTCTTTGTAACacgacagagagtgagagcgatGCTGACTTATATTGACCCAGCGGCTGCTGCGCGAAGATGGAGTGCTACCGTGGCAAGAAGAACATACCATGTGCCATATCCCAACAGTCTGTGGCATATGGATGGAAACATGCGTCTCATCAG GTGGGGCTTAGTTGTTCATGGAGCCATAGATGGATACTCACGCCTAGTAACATACCTAAACTGTAATACAAACAACAAAGCTGTCACTGTACTTACACAGTTCTTGAAGGCAACATGCCTGTATGGACTCCCATCCAGAGTTCGCTCTGATCATGGTGGGGAGAACACACAAGTAGCATTGTTCATGAATATTGTCCAGGGTGTAGAGCGCAGTAGTCACATAACAGGGGAATCTGTTCACAACCAGAGGATAGAGCGCCTCTGGAGAGACGTGTTCCTGCAAGTTCTACACTACTTCTACAATGAATTCTACAGCCTAGAGGATGCTGCCATACTAGATCCAGAAAATGACATCCACAAGTTATCACTACACCTGACCTATCTACCAGAAATTCAACGTAGGTTGAACATGTTTAGAGAGGCCTGGAATCAGCACAGTCTAAGGACAGAAAACAACCGAACACCCTCACAGATCTGGACAGAGGGCATGCTGACCAACATAGAGGCAGACAGCACTCCCATCAACAACGTATTTGGTGATGACCCATATAGGGAGGACAGTTTAGAGGCCCTTCTGGCACAACATGGCATCAACAACTTTCGAACTGACAGAAGAACAGTTCCCAGCTGTAGTTGTCCAACAACTCAATGTAAATCTTAA
- the LOC134020628 gene encoding G2/M phase-specific E3 ubiquitin-protein ligase-like: protein MGKAISVSMVHGGPSPGFFSPTLFDCIVKDNVSPTIDDVHDLDLRAKIIQVSEAKSMEELCSVVSSHSDYLSNAGCLRAVKCLEDKDLLLQDILQFQVVNRLHGPLERFKEGLRTLGLLEEVVKQPEAFRPLFCSPPQTLSADGLDHLFVICFSSAGSNRRVQENIAVGFWRDYLLDAEGK, encoded by the exons ATGGGGAAGGCTATATCAGTCAGTATGGTTCATGGGGGGCCATCACCGGGATTCTTTTCTCCCACTTTATTTGATTGCATTGTGAAAGATAACGTCTCACCCACCATCGATGATGTGCACGACCTTGACTTGCGAGCTAAAATCATACAG GTATCAGAGGCCAAGTCCATGGAGGAGTTGTGTTCAGTTGTGTCCAGTCACAGTGACTACCTGTCTAATGCAGGCTGCCTACGAGCTGTAAAATGTCTGGAGGACAAAGACCTGCTTTTGCAGGACATCCTCCAGTTCCAAGTCGTAAACCGACTCCATGGTCCACTCGAACG GTTCAAGGAAGGCCTGAGGACATTAGGATTGTTGGAGGAGGTTGTCAAACAGCCAGAAGCCTTTCGTCCTCTCTTCTGCAGCCCACCACAGACCCTTAGCGCAGATGGTCTCGATCACCTGTTTGTCATCTGTTTTTCCAGTGCAGGAAGTAACAGACGAGTACAGGAAAACATTGCTGTGGGCTTTTGGAGAGACTACCTTCTAGATGCAGAGGGCAAGTAA
- the LOC134020627 gene encoding uncharacterized protein LOC134020627 — MKATYYSQRKDINNGASIQQLCENWPFLFQEDGICVHFKQLTGIDLKEMFFKSLDKKGQRLLNFLKTVGAEKKTKLMQAAAKLEVMRCQTEGCSEDLKDVVLLLLAYFDEKEEVMFQYVEESYPVEDVEVDKLPATPCIIVCGSSCYASKMFMLSIDQKITTPHIFTFISALCMMFGSYYCFNIHYPLELGSTLEFMQRCFFSINPEKGTKVESRKNKKQLPVNPRVLTLIADLADHEWRAD; from the exons ATGAAAGCAACATACTACTCTCAACGCAAAGACATAAATAACGGAGCAAGCATACAACAGCTTTGTGAGAACTGGCCTTTTCTCTTTCAAGAGGATGGAATATGTGTACACTTCAAGCAGCTGACTGGAATTGATCTGAAGGAGATGTTCTTTAAAAGCTTGGATAAAAAAGGACAGCGGCTCCTGAACTTTCTCAAAACAGTTGGTGCAGAAAAGAAGACAAAATTAATGCAAGCTGCTGCAAAACTAGAAGTTATGAGGTGCCAAACTGAGGGATGCAGTGAAGATTTGAAAGATGTGGTGCTTCTTCTGCTTGCCTACTTTGATGAAAAGGAAGAGGTGATGTTTCAGTATGTGGAAGAGTCTTACCCTGTCGAAGATGTGGAGGTAGACAAGTTACCAGCAACACCCTGCATCATTGTCTGCG GATCTTCCTGCTACGCATCCAAAATGTTCATGCTGAGCATCGACCAGAAAATAACAACTCCACACATTTTTACTTTCATCTCTGCATTGTGCATGATGTTTGGCAGTTACTACTGTTTTAACATTCACTACCCTTTGGAACTGGGTTCTACTCTGGAGTTCATGCAACG GTGCTTCTTCAGCATAAACCCTGAGAAAGGCACCAAAGTCGAATCaaggaaaaacaaaaaacagctcCCAGTGAACCCCCGAGTCCTTACACTCATAGCAGACCTTGCTGATCACGAATGGAGAGCAGATTAA